In the genome of Anabaena cylindrica PCC 7122, the window ACCTGTCAGAAAACTGCGAGCTTTTCAAGATGCTGGTCATACGGCTGTTCTGATTATTGGCGATTTTACGGCTCGTATTGGTGATCCTACTGGTAAGTCTGATGTGCGTCGTCAACTGACAGAGGCAGATGTGGCTCAAAATGCCCAAACTTATCTTGACCAAGTTCGCCCTATTTTAGATTTTGACACACCGGGCAGATTGGAGGTACGTTATAACTCAGAGTGGCTTTCCCATCTTGATTTGGGGAAAACTCTGGAGTTACTTTCTACTATGACTGTGGGACAGATGTTAGCTAAGGAAGGTTTTGCAGAACGTTATAAAAAAGAGAATCCTATTTTCCTTCATGAGTTCCTGTATCCATTAATGCAGGGTTTTGATTCTGTGGCAGTTGAGGCTGATGTGGAGTTAGGCGGTACTGATCAAAAGTTTAACATTGCAGTAGGTAGAGATTTGCAACGCCATTTTAATCTAAAACCTCAATTTGGGCTACTGTTGCCAATTTTAATTGGTACCGATGGTGTACAAAAAATGTCTAAGTCTTTGGGTAATTATGTGGGCTTGGGAGAACACCCTTCTCAAAAGTATCAGAAGCTCCAAGGTGTGCCAGATAATTTACTGTCACAATATTTTGAGTTGCTGACAGATTCACCTTTAGATAGTTTGCCAGAGAACCCGCGCGATCGCCAGGAATTTTTAGCCTGGGAAATTGTCAGACAGTATCACGGTGAACAATCGGCTAATGAAGCCAAGGAAGCAGCAAAAAGCGGCGGTAAGGAAGGTGCTGTTCCTGAGTTCTCTCTGGCTGTTGTACCTCAATTTCCGGCTAAATTATCTGTTATTCTCGGTTCTAGTGGTTTGTGTAAGAGTAACGCGGAAGGTAGGCGCAAAATTCAAGAGGGTGGAGTGCGTTTAGATGGTGTAAAAATTACTGATGCAGATACCTCTTACCAACAACCTAGCGAATTACACGGTAGAGTTTTACAAGTTGGTAAAAATAAGTTTATCAGACTTATAGTATAGCTTACGCTGGGCTATCAATGATAACAGAGGCAGAGCCTCAATGATGGCATTCCCAGTCAGAGACTGGGAACGAGATAAACTTCTGAACTCCTGAACTCCTTCTTCTAATGACCAATCACCAAATTATCGTTCCTTTAGATGTACCAGATTTAGGAAGTGCGATCGCTCTTGTGGATAAACTTCCTCAAGTCACTTTCTGGAAAGTCGGTTTAGAACTGTTTACCAGCACGGGTCCCACAATTCTCGAAATTCTCAAATCTCGCCAAAAACGCATTTTCCTAGATTTGAAATTTC includes:
- the tyrS gene encoding tyrosine--tRNA ligase, producing the protein MTQNFSWLHRGVADIFPQPDNDSDAESLETRLANANSPLRVKLGIDPTGADIHLGHSIPVRKLRAFQDAGHTAVLIIGDFTARIGDPTGKSDVRRQLTEADVAQNAQTYLDQVRPILDFDTPGRLEVRYNSEWLSHLDLGKTLELLSTMTVGQMLAKEGFAERYKKENPIFLHEFLYPLMQGFDSVAVEADVELGGTDQKFNIAVGRDLQRHFNLKPQFGLLLPILIGTDGVQKMSKSLGNYVGLGEHPSQKYQKLQGVPDNLLSQYFELLTDSPLDSLPENPRDRQEFLAWEIVRQYHGEQSANEAKEAAKSGGKEGAVPEFSLAVVPQFPAKLSVILGSSGLCKSNAEGRRKIQEGGVRLDGVKITDADTSYQQPSELHGRVLQVGKNKFIRLIV